From one Pedobacter faecalis genomic stretch:
- a CDS encoding RagB/SusD family nutrient uptake outer membrane protein, with protein sequence MKRYITYPLLMLAVLFSGISCKKSFLEVLPKGKVIAVNIKDYELLLNNPDLQNVGADAQILLGDEVTMEEPYYSGLTLREQRLFTWSADIYQPDENAAETSGPLSAIYTYNKIINEVMEASDGTLQQKKAILAEALAGRAWTYFLLINYYGKAYEQSTAAADPGFPIITTADITVNRFTRASVQEVYDFIVADLERALPDLPAQVFHRLRMSRPAAQALLGKVHVFMRRFNDALPLLESALQGFTTAQTPLGLYDYNQTFAPNGEFMPVDFFGPNYPLTPDNREVAYLRQFSNFHALMNTLQVNSQTMALYNPADFRLLLYSPTPFPVGDPFQAGAQRRTAPTIVPFGVNLPEVYLLLAECKARANDRQGAVTALEQLRSKRLPQAEAAVPGAVSADQKRLLDFVFEERLREFAGLGFRWFDMRRLSVDPLFTMPVYTHTLRGADGSTDVYTLKKERLVLKIPKRILQTNPGMPDNP encoded by the coding sequence ATGAAAAGATATATTACTTACCCTCTCCTGATGCTTGCAGTGCTCTTCTCGGGCATATCCTGTAAAAAAAGCTTTCTGGAAGTTTTGCCAAAAGGCAAGGTAATTGCCGTAAATATTAAAGACTATGAGTTGTTGCTAAACAACCCTGATCTTCAGAACGTAGGGGCCGACGCACAGATCCTTCTGGGCGACGAGGTGACTATGGAAGAACCCTATTACAGCGGTCTGACCCTTCGCGAACAGCGTCTGTTTACGTGGAGCGCCGATATTTATCAGCCCGACGAGAACGCTGCGGAAACCTCGGGACCGCTGTCTGCCATTTACACATACAACAAGATCATCAACGAAGTGATGGAGGCCAGCGATGGCACTTTGCAGCAGAAAAAGGCGATACTGGCTGAAGCCCTTGCGGGACGGGCATGGACGTATTTCCTGCTGATCAACTACTACGGCAAGGCTTATGAGCAGTCGACCGCAGCGGCCGACCCCGGCTTCCCGATCATTACCACGGCAGACATCACCGTCAACCGCTTTACCCGCGCTTCGGTGCAGGAAGTGTATGATTTTATTGTCGCCGACCTGGAACGCGCCTTGCCCGACCTCCCTGCCCAGGTGTTTCACCGGCTACGTATGAGCAGGCCTGCTGCCCAGGCTTTATTGGGCAAAGTACACGTGTTTATGCGTCGCTTTAACGATGCACTTCCGCTGCTTGAATCTGCTTTGCAGGGATTTACTACAGCACAAACTCCACTGGGTTTATACGATTATAACCAGACCTTTGCGCCAAACGGGGAGTTTATGCCGGTCGACTTTTTTGGGCCGAACTATCCATTAACACCCGACAACCGGGAGGTGGCCTATCTGCGCCAGTTCTCCAACTTTCATGCCTTAATGAATACCTTGCAGGTAAACAGTCAGACTATGGCGCTTTACAATCCGGCCGACTTTCGCCTCTTGTTGTATTCACCTACACCCTTTCCTGTTGGCGATCCATTCCAGGCAGGCGCCCAGCGCAGAACCGCGCCAACCATTGTCCCTTTTGGTGTAAACCTGCCTGAAGTGTATCTGCTGCTGGCCGAATGCAAAGCCAGGGCCAACGACCGTCAGGGCGCTGTAACCGCGCTGGAGCAGTTGCGCAGCAAGAGGCTTCCTCAGGCTGAAGCTGCAGTTCCGGGCGCAGTGAGCGCAGATCAGAAGCGCTTGCTGGACTTCGTTTTCGAGGAACGCCTACGCGAATTTGCGGGACTGGGATTCCGATGGTTCGACATGAGGCGCCTGTCTGTAGACCCCCTATTTACCATGCCGGTTTACACGCATACGTTACGTGGGGCCGACGGCTCGACAGATGTTTATACGCTCAAAAAGGAGCGACTTGTATTAAAGATACCAAAACGAATACTTCAGACCAATCCGGGCATGCCCGACAATCCTTAA
- a CDS encoding redoxin domain-containing protein, whose product MKKISIVFLIFMSALCSSLRAQEQNSLMEQVKVMAKEKDPEKVVAMMNKIIADNKLDNVKDAETMDMLKGTAAMAYLGKKQYPEFRKYIGQLRNKFNQTSYLNMAASTLLREDGDPKMAEQLSKETLDLYFSYKDDPAARPAEMGEADWKRFMDFAKYPYYDTYAAALFANGKYKEALANQEKAFDSTPEEAMAPSAERYARLLALNGQPDKAYKLLETLISTGKSTAAMDAQLKELYVKKQGSEAGFDEYLKQLQQGVQSVLKTSLASKMLDTIAPGFVLKDLTGKTVSLSDYRGKVVVLDFWATWCVPCIASFPAMQKMVSKHDDVVFLFIATQEKEAGALERVKSFVDKNKYSFHVLMDKPIAGKAGAYEALAAYKVKGIPTKAIIDKKGKLRFLSVGFTTDSELINELEAMMELAAEKSS is encoded by the coding sequence ATGAAAAAGATCAGCATAGTATTCCTCATTTTTATGAGTGCCCTTTGTTCATCCCTGAGGGCTCAGGAACAAAACAGCCTGATGGAGCAGGTGAAAGTTATGGCCAAAGAAAAAGACCCTGAAAAGGTTGTTGCCATGATGAATAAGATTATTGCAGACAACAAGCTTGATAATGTAAAGGACGCAGAAACGATGGACATGCTGAAAGGCACTGCGGCAATGGCTTACCTGGGCAAAAAGCAATATCCGGAGTTCCGGAAATACATCGGTCAGTTACGCAACAAATTCAACCAAACCTCCTATTTAAACATGGCGGCGAGTACGCTTCTGCGGGAAGATGGCGATCCAAAAATGGCGGAGCAGCTGTCGAAAGAGACACTTGACCTTTATTTCTCTTACAAAGATGATCCGGCTGCCCGACCTGCCGAGATGGGTGAGGCTGACTGGAAACGCTTTATGGATTTTGCAAAGTATCCCTACTACGACACCTATGCGGCTGCCCTTTTTGCCAATGGCAAATACAAAGAAGCTTTGGCAAATCAGGAGAAAGCTTTTGACAGCACACCTGAAGAGGCTATGGCGCCTTCGGCCGAAAGATACGCCAGGCTGCTTGCACTGAACGGTCAGCCCGATAAAGCGTACAAGCTGTTAGAAACCCTCATCAGCACCGGCAAATCGACCGCTGCGATGGATGCCCAATTGAAAGAACTGTACGTTAAGAAACAGGGTAGCGAAGCTGGCTTCGATGAGTATCTGAAACAACTGCAGCAGGGTGTACAATCGGTTTTAAAAACGTCGCTGGCCAGTAAAATGCTCGACACCATAGCACCTGGGTTTGTACTGAAAGACCTTACCGGTAAAACGGTATCGCTTTCGGATTACCGCGGAAAGGTAGTGGTGCTGGATTTCTGGGCAACATGGTGTGTGCCTTGCATCGCCTCCTTCCCTGCTATGCAGAAAATGGTATCGAAACATGATGATGTGGTGTTCCTTTTTATTGCTACCCAGGAAAAAGAAGCGGGTGCATTGGAACGCGTGAAATCGTTTGTGGACAAGAACAAGTATAGCTTTCATGTATTGATGGACAAACCGATCGCCGGCAAGGCTGGGGCTTATGAGGCCTTGGCTGCCTACAAGGTTAAGGGCATACCTACCAAAGCCATTATCGATAAAAAGGGTAAACTCCGTTTCCTTTCTGTGGGATTTACGACCGACTCGGAACTGATCAATGAACTGGAGGCGATGATGGAACTCGCTGCAGAAAAATCCTCTTAA
- a CDS encoding gluconokinase, producing MEEYVLGVDIGTGSTKAVAVDREGAILGAASRLYVRSHPEPGASEQEPEDIWLAFLQSVKEAIELVGRPPQMISLSSAMHSLILADPEGTPLMPLMTWADVRSAAVAEELQGTETGKRLYRNTGTPIHPMSPLCKLIWLRREKPELFGAAARFLSIKDYIWFKLFGHFEADYSVASASGLFDLASLCWNEEALRLTEIQATQLPDLKNTDFVRDLSDATLLSRLGLDQPVPVMIGASDGCSANLGTYVHGRGKAALTIGTSGAVRVTGRAPISDDETMIFNYRLDEQTYVSGGAVNNGGNTVDWLLKKFLNVEQVGDAAYKDLFDAIDHVEPGSEGLLFLPYLHGERAPIWEASASGAFLNIRSLHTQAHFFRAGLEGVCLALNDVLKTIEERSGAIEALHVSGGFTNSDVWMQLLADVTGKRLLLMQVEDASAVGTAYLAIRKVWPEAFVRLGERKADRVIEPNDVRHRVYQQVFGRYRKSYHLLKTIWA from the coding sequence ATGGAGGAATACGTTTTAGGTGTTGATATAGGAACCGGAAGTACCAAGGCCGTAGCGGTGGACCGGGAGGGCGCCATACTTGGGGCCGCAAGTCGCCTTTACGTACGTTCTCACCCCGAACCCGGAGCCAGCGAACAGGAACCGGAGGATATCTGGCTGGCCTTCCTGCAATCGGTAAAAGAAGCGATTGAACTGGTAGGCAGGCCGCCGCAAATGATCAGCCTGAGTAGTGCCATGCACAGCTTGATCTTGGCAGATCCTGAGGGAACGCCCCTAATGCCTTTGATGACATGGGCTGATGTGCGGAGCGCCGCAGTTGCGGAAGAACTGCAGGGTACGGAAACCGGGAAACGCTTGTACCGGAACACCGGCACGCCCATCCACCCGATGTCACCTTTATGCAAACTGATCTGGCTGCGACGCGAAAAACCGGAACTCTTCGGTGCCGCAGCCAGATTTCTTTCTATAAAAGATTATATCTGGTTTAAGTTGTTCGGCCATTTTGAAGCCGATTACTCCGTCGCCTCGGCGTCGGGCCTGTTTGATCTGGCAAGCTTATGCTGGAACGAAGAAGCGCTAAGACTTACGGAAATTCAAGCGACGCAGCTGCCTGATCTTAAAAATACGGACTTCGTGAGGGATCTGAGCGATGCGACGCTGCTCTCCAGGCTGGGCCTGGACCAGCCCGTTCCTGTGATGATTGGCGCAAGCGATGGCTGTTCTGCCAATCTTGGTACTTATGTACATGGCCGTGGAAAAGCGGCGCTGACTATAGGCACCAGCGGCGCGGTACGGGTAACCGGCCGGGCGCCGATCAGCGATGATGAAACCATGATCTTTAACTACCGACTGGACGAGCAGACCTATGTGAGTGGCGGTGCAGTAAATAACGGCGGCAATACGGTAGACTGGCTGCTGAAAAAATTCCTGAATGTGGAGCAGGTGGGCGACGCCGCTTACAAAGACCTGTTTGACGCCATTGACCACGTAGAGCCAGGCAGCGAAGGTTTATTGTTTTTGCCTTACCTGCACGGAGAACGGGCACCGATATGGGAGGCGAGTGCAAGCGGTGCCTTTCTCAATATTCGCTCGCTGCATACGCAGGCGCATTTTTTTCGGGCTGGCCTTGAAGGTGTTTGCCTGGCGCTCAACGACGTACTGAAAACCATTGAGGAACGATCGGGCGCGATTGAAGCGCTCCATGTAAGTGGCGGCTTCACCAACTCTGACGTCTGGATGCAGTTGCTTGCTGATGTAACCGGAAAACGGCTGCTGTTAATGCAGGTGGAAGACGCATCGGCCGTAGGCACTGCCTACCTGGCGATCAGGAAAGTCTGGCCCGAGGCTTTTGTCCGGCTCGGTGAACGGAAAGCCGACAGGGTAATAGAACCCAATGATGTTCGCCACCGGGTGTACCAGCAGGTGTTCGGCCGATATCGAAAATCATATCATTTATTGAAAACGATCTGGGCCTGA
- a CDS encoding SDR family oxidoreductase, translating to MKKTIIVTGASSGIGQGIAIAYGQQGARVVINYHSDEEGAQQTLHEIEKAGGEGFIHQADVSSEAEVATMFEAAIAKFGGFDILINNAGIQMDNSFAEMSLEEWNGVIGTNLTGQFLCAREAIRHFESKEDTGSCKGNIIFISSVHDIIPWAGHVNYASSKGGVLMLMKSLALEVAPKKIRVNAISPGAIATDINEEVWSDEVQRKKLLKLIPYQRIGEAEDIGKAAVWLGSDESDYVVGTTIYVDGGMTLYPGFVDNG from the coding sequence ATGAAAAAAACGATTATCGTGACCGGCGCAAGTTCGGGAATCGGCCAGGGTATTGCCATTGCCTATGGGCAGCAGGGCGCGCGGGTTGTCATCAATTACCATAGCGACGAAGAGGGCGCGCAGCAAACTTTACACGAAATTGAAAAGGCCGGCGGCGAAGGTTTTATTCACCAGGCCGATGTGAGCAGCGAAGCAGAAGTCGCCACCATGTTTGAGGCGGCTATAGCAAAATTCGGCGGCTTCGATATCCTGATCAACAACGCGGGCATACAGATGGACAATTCGTTTGCCGAGATGTCGCTCGAAGAATGGAATGGCGTGATTGGCACCAACCTTACGGGCCAATTTTTATGCGCCAGGGAGGCGATCAGGCATTTCGAATCTAAAGAAGATACCGGCTCATGTAAGGGCAACATTATTTTTATCAGCTCCGTGCACGATATTATTCCATGGGCAGGCCATGTGAACTATGCCTCCTCAAAGGGCGGCGTGCTTATGCTCATGAAATCGCTCGCGCTGGAGGTTGCGCCCAAAAAGATCAGGGTAAACGCCATATCGCCTGGTGCCATAGCTACCGACATTAATGAGGAGGTGTGGTCGGACGAGGTACAGCGCAAAAAACTACTTAAACTGATTCCCTACCAACGCATAGGCGAAGCGGAAGATATCGGCAAAGCGGCCGTGTGGCTGGGTTCGGATGAGAGTGATTATGTAGTGGGGACAACCATTTATGTAGACGGAGGCATGACGCTTTACCCTGGTTTTGTAGACAACGGATAG
- a CDS encoding TIGR03885 family FMN-dependent LLM class oxidoreductase, whose translation MTTFAYHASHEQFRPSELLRYAAMAERVGFDAIASSDHFHPWSHRQGQSGFSFAWLGAAMHATSLPYSVVCAPGQRYHPAVVAQAIATLAEMFPGRFDINLGSGEALNENITGEKWPAKQTRNERLLECAEIIRRLLNGETVSHKGLVTVETARLYTLPEQKPRLFCAAVSKETAAWAGTWTDGLITVHQPYEELKKVVDAFRSNGGADKPVHLKVQLSYASSEEQAFEGAYEQWRTNIFQGTVLGDMPTPEHFDAAAEFVKREDLQRMVRVSASLEEHAEWIKQDLSLGFERIALHNVNREQEAFISDFGRQVLPRFS comes from the coding sequence ATGACAACATTTGCTTATCACGCTTCGCATGAACAATTCAGGCCTAGCGAATTGCTAAGATATGCCGCGATGGCGGAACGCGTTGGCTTTGACGCCATTGCTTCCTCAGATCATTTTCATCCATGGAGCCACAGGCAGGGACAAAGCGGTTTTTCTTTTGCCTGGCTGGGTGCGGCCATGCATGCCACCAGTCTTCCATACAGCGTGGTATGCGCCCCCGGCCAGCGCTATCACCCGGCCGTTGTTGCACAGGCAATAGCCACCCTGGCTGAAATGTTTCCTGGAAGGTTTGATATCAATCTGGGTAGCGGCGAAGCATTGAATGAAAACATTACCGGCGAGAAATGGCCCGCCAAACAAACGCGCAATGAACGCTTGCTGGAGTGTGCGGAAATCATCAGAAGGCTTTTAAACGGCGAAACCGTAAGCCACAAGGGGCTTGTAACTGTGGAAACAGCGCGGTTGTATACACTTCCCGAGCAAAAACCCAGGTTATTCTGCGCGGCAGTCAGCAAAGAAACCGCAGCATGGGCAGGCACTTGGACAGATGGTCTGATTACAGTGCATCAGCCTTACGAGGAACTGAAGAAGGTGGTGGATGCATTCCGCAGCAATGGAGGCGCGGATAAACCCGTGCATTTGAAGGTGCAGCTATCTTATGCCAGCTCGGAAGAACAGGCATTTGAAGGTGCGTATGAGCAGTGGCGTACTAACATTTTTCAGGGCACTGTGCTGGGCGATATGCCCACGCCCGAGCATTTCGACGCAGCGGCGGAGTTTGTGAAGCGGGAAGACCTGCAGCGCATGGTGCGCGTTTCGGCCAGCCTGGAAGAGCATGCCGAATGGATTAAGCAGGATTTATCGCTGGGATTTGAACGGATCGCTCTGCATAATGTGAACCGGGAGCAAGAGGCGTTTATCAGCGACTTTGGTCGGCAGGTATTGCCCCGTTTTTCTTAA
- a CDS encoding MalY/PatB family protein — translation MTYDFDELIDRKGTSAVKWDASAEETILPMWVADMDFKTAPPIVEALAKRVAHGIFGYTLLPDTFFEAIVNWWHKRHGFSIQKEWIIPTTGIIPALSALIRSLTAPGDQVLLLSPAYNHFYESIGSGSCQVIESELIYSDGRYTIDFDDVEEKAQQESTKIMIICNPHNPTGRVWNREELSKLTDICRKHGLIIVSDEIHSDLVHTGFRHIPTAAVAGPEAVITLSSPSKSFNLAGLQVGYLFTAHTGYREKIEATFRMQDTNMFSPFAVEGLQAAYNEGEPWLEALKVYLYNNYLYLREVFKTKLPGLSVLPLEATYLVWADCRSLPISTTELSAALLEQEKLWINAGSMYGMGGEGFLRINIACPRPLLEEGLDRLVRGVSGRQKS, via the coding sequence ATGACATATGATTTCGATGAACTGATTGACCGCAAAGGTACCAGTGCCGTAAAATGGGACGCGAGTGCGGAAGAGACTATACTCCCGATGTGGGTGGCCGACATGGACTTTAAGACTGCCCCACCCATAGTTGAGGCGCTGGCTAAGCGGGTAGCGCATGGCATTTTCGGTTACACCCTGCTTCCTGATACGTTTTTCGAAGCTATTGTAAACTGGTGGCATAAGCGGCACGGGTTCTCTATTCAAAAAGAATGGATCATACCCACCACGGGTATCATTCCGGCCTTGTCGGCCTTAATCCGTTCCCTGACCGCGCCGGGCGACCAGGTATTACTGCTCTCCCCGGCTTATAATCACTTTTACGAATCAATCGGCAGTGGTAGCTGCCAGGTCATCGAATCCGAACTGATATACAGCGATGGCCGTTATACGATTGATTTTGATGACGTGGAAGAGAAAGCGCAGCAGGAGTCGACGAAGATCATGATCATCTGCAATCCGCATAACCCTACCGGCCGGGTATGGAACCGGGAAGAACTATCAAAACTGACTGATATTTGCAGAAAACATGGCCTGATCATCGTTTCAGACGAAATTCATTCAGACCTGGTACATACAGGGTTCCGGCATATTCCCACTGCCGCTGTTGCCGGTCCGGAAGCCGTGATTACGCTTTCATCTCCGAGCAAGAGTTTCAACTTGGCGGGACTACAGGTTGGATACCTGTTTACTGCACACACCGGATACCGGGAAAAGATTGAGGCTACCTTTCGCATGCAGGACACCAATATGTTCAGCCCTTTCGCGGTTGAGGGGCTGCAAGCTGCATACAACGAAGGCGAGCCCTGGCTTGAAGCGCTAAAGGTCTATTTGTATAACAACTACCTCTATCTCCGGGAAGTATTCAAAACCAAACTTCCGGGCCTTAGTGTGCTGCCCTTAGAGGCGACGTATTTGGTTTGGGCCGACTGCCGCTCACTCCCGATCTCAACTACCGAACTTTCGGCCGCACTTCTCGAACAGGAGAAATTGTGGATCAACGCGGGCAGCATGTATGGCATGGGCGGAGAAGGATTCCTTCGGATCAATATAGCCTGTCCGCGCCCCCTGCTTGAAGAGGGTTTGGACAGGCTGGTGCGAGGAGTATCAGGACGACAAAAGTCGTAA
- a CDS encoding TlpA disulfide reductase family protein, with product MKKIGTLLSACLLYVVGGAYAQQTKVTGDIKGLGDVEVNIYYYEGKETKTGTVQTKDGKFTWTGSFKEPQKVTIMFPRQAAWVFLEPGNIAIRGTADSLHALKVTGSKTQTEADAFEASQKFLDDQQMPLYEKYGKVSKEEQLAIEQKLDDIRRQRRELADKYISAHPESALSLSLVTDRASMGSYKDIQSAYNKLGPKAKATAEGQRLAERLTVLKRSDIGTPMLNFTQNDVDGKPVSFAAFKGKYVLVDFWASWCGPCRAENPNVLKAYNTYKDKNFTVVGISLDDKAENWKKAIKDDGMPWTQLSDLKGWKNEVSQYYGINGIPSTLLVDPQGNIIAKDLRGEMLNHKLEELFGKKAK from the coding sequence ATGAAAAAAATTGGAACATTATTAAGCGCCTGCCTCCTCTATGTAGTGGGCGGAGCGTATGCTCAGCAGACCAAAGTAACGGGCGACATCAAGGGCCTCGGCGACGTAGAGGTTAACATTTACTACTATGAAGGAAAGGAAACGAAAACGGGTACGGTGCAAACAAAAGATGGAAAGTTCACCTGGACGGGCAGCTTCAAGGAACCGCAGAAAGTAACCATCATGTTTCCGCGGCAGGCCGCATGGGTATTCCTTGAACCCGGGAATATCGCCATCAGGGGTACTGCAGATTCTCTGCACGCGCTTAAAGTGACCGGCTCTAAAACGCAGACAGAAGCTGACGCTTTTGAAGCCTCCCAAAAATTTCTTGACGATCAGCAAATGCCATTGTACGAGAAATACGGAAAGGTGAGTAAGGAGGAGCAGCTTGCTATTGAGCAGAAACTTGATGATATCAGACGTCAGAGAAGGGAGCTGGCCGACAAATACATTTCTGCGCATCCCGAAAGTGCCTTAAGCCTTAGTCTGGTTACCGACCGTGCAAGCATGGGCAGTTACAAAGACATACAATCGGCCTACAACAAGCTCGGTCCAAAGGCAAAGGCGACGGCGGAAGGTCAGCGCCTGGCCGAACGTCTAACCGTGCTTAAGCGGAGTGACATCGGCACCCCAATGCTGAACTTTACTCAGAACGACGTTGACGGTAAGCCCGTTAGCTTCGCTGCCTTTAAAGGCAAATATGTGCTGGTCGACTTTTGGGCAAGCTGGTGCGGACCTTGCAGAGCCGAAAACCCTAATGTGCTGAAAGCATACAACACCTACAAAGACAAGAACTTTACGGTAGTCGGCATTTCACTAGACGATAAAGCGGAAAACTGGAAGAAAGCGATCAAAGACGACGGGATGCCGTGGACACAGCTATCTGATCTTAAGGGTTGGAAGAACGAGGTGTCGCAGTACTACGGCATCAACGGAATTCCGAGCACGCTGCTGGTAGATCCTCAAGGCAATATTATCGCAAAAGACCTCCGCGGAGAGATGCTCAATCATAAACTTGAGGAATTATTCGGAAAAAAAGCGAAATAA
- a CDS encoding redoxin domain-containing protein, with amino-acid sequence MKHYLFAFLISAGFMPALAQQNSFVLNGKIKGQSSGYIKLNYAANGKYLQDSAVINNGSFVFKGSLGEPSMAYIIGPTAGRAMDDPNVGSFFLEPASQTIDLTAGDFKNLKVTGSKTHQEYADLQSKKKAQLDQIAKIGAAYDEANKRYIEARQAGKSETELDALKEKANDIKDQMDPYREAMDKIDMEYIKTRPDSYYSAYALRWRVSGMPLSEGKALYAGLSDRIKATSQGKEIAEELRSLEGGSPGAKANLFRATDINGQQLDLNDYRGKKYILLDFWASWCVPCRKGNPHLLSLYSKYKDKGLEIVGVSDDDSNHEAWKKAVAQDKIGVWRHVLRGLKRVGNDFDRSSDLSDAYAIHSLPTKILIDKNGVIVGRYGGGGENDEAMDKKLAEIFN; translated from the coding sequence ATGAAACATTATTTATTCGCGTTTTTAATCAGCGCTGGCTTTATGCCAGCGCTTGCGCAACAAAACTCTTTTGTTCTTAATGGAAAGATAAAAGGGCAATCATCTGGTTATATCAAACTTAATTACGCTGCGAATGGCAAATATTTACAGGATAGCGCAGTTATAAACAACGGTTCTTTCGTCTTTAAAGGCTCACTTGGCGAGCCGTCTATGGCCTATATTATTGGTCCCACTGCAGGTCGTGCCATGGACGATCCTAACGTGGGGTCGTTTTTCCTTGAGCCGGCAAGCCAAACCATCGATCTGACGGCGGGCGACTTCAAGAATCTGAAGGTCACAGGTTCAAAAACACACCAGGAGTATGCTGACTTACAAAGCAAAAAGAAAGCGCAGCTCGACCAGATCGCAAAAATAGGTGCGGCTTATGATGAGGCCAACAAACGTTATATCGAGGCAAGACAAGCTGGGAAATCGGAGACGGAACTTGATGCGCTCAAAGAAAAAGCGAATGATATTAAAGATCAAATGGATCCGTACAGGGAAGCGATGGACAAAATTGATATGGAGTATATCAAAACGCGCCCAGATTCGTACTACTCTGCTTATGCCTTACGGTGGAGGGTTTCGGGTATGCCGCTTTCGGAGGGCAAGGCGCTTTATGCTGGATTGTCCGACAGAATTAAAGCAACCAGCCAGGGGAAAGAGATTGCTGAGGAACTTAGAAGCCTGGAAGGCGGATCTCCGGGTGCAAAGGCCAATCTGTTTAGAGCTACAGATATCAACGGACAGCAGCTCGACCTGAACGACTACCGCGGCAAGAAATACATATTACTCGATTTCTGGGCCAGTTGGTGTGTACCCTGCCGGAAAGGAAACCCGCACCTCTTATCGCTCTATAGCAAATACAAAGATAAAGGACTTGAAATCGTAGGCGTGTCTGACGACGACAGTAATCATGAAGCCTGGAAGAAGGCTGTTGCCCAGGATAAAATAGGCGTATGGCGTCATGTACTACGCGGCCTTAAGCGGGTAGGTAACGACTTCGACCGGTCATCGGATCTTAGCGATGCTTATGCTATTCATTCCCTGCCAACGAAAATACTTATTGATAAGAACGGCGTTATTGTAGGACGCTACGGGGGAGGTGGTGAAAACGACGAGGCTATGGATAAAAAACTAGCAGAAATATTTAACTAA
- a CDS encoding RagB/SusD family nutrient uptake outer membrane protein, translating to MKILYKILTAAVMLTVIYSCEKELGALPKNAKVESNTILDQATAQIALNGAYYNFANATNIKTGWQMHQVLPAMFAGYLGYGFGQLGQEDNQNLSASGTFWDESYRSLNAANGVLKGVNALPDNAFTGNRKKEILGEAKFIRAYSHFKLLSYYAEWYKIGSTQGVLLRDELSTLTNIAKKRSTVKESYDFILSDLDEAIANAPVTNPNHYATKWAAMALKMRVLINRGQQGDYDEVISLADNIIQNSPFVLEPIAEDIFHKNGLASKEVILGVKPQALQPSDPYSKSRQYWPSASALYVAKAKLKDLYANDPRQNWVIGIANPSTSSPNTFYFTKYQLVNGTPSLLTETDYAIRLTEVYLLKAEAIVRSGGSLATAKGLVHQIQEKAGITATTNNIPYLSVEAANSPEALLIEIYKETSKSLVGEDGSEWMALLRLPFATVQQLKPSITSQIQYIIPVPVTEFRYNPLFGEQNTGYSKN from the coding sequence ATGAAAATATTATATAAAATTCTTACAGCCGCCGTCATGCTTACGGTGATTTACAGCTGTGAAAAGGAACTTGGAGCCTTACCAAAAAATGCTAAAGTCGAATCAAATACGATTCTGGATCAGGCTACTGCTCAGATTGCTTTAAACGGCGCCTACTATAACTTTGCCAACGCAACCAATATAAAAACCGGCTGGCAGATGCACCAGGTTCTGCCGGCCATGTTTGCTGGCTACCTTGGCTACGGCTTTGGCCAGTTGGGGCAGGAAGATAACCAGAACCTTAGTGCGTCGGGTACTTTTTGGGATGAATCATACCGGTCTCTAAATGCTGCAAATGGCGTATTAAAGGGAGTCAATGCGCTACCAGATAACGCTTTCACAGGCAACCGGAAAAAGGAAATCCTGGGCGAAGCCAAGTTTATAAGGGCTTATTCCCATTTTAAGCTACTGAGCTATTACGCAGAGTGGTACAAAATAGGCAGCACCCAGGGTGTGTTACTTCGTGACGAGCTATCGACGTTGACGAATATTGCTAAAAAGCGCAGTACAGTAAAGGAAAGCTACGACTTTATCCTTTCCGATCTCGATGAAGCCATTGCAAATGCACCGGTAACAAACCCAAATCATTACGCCACCAAATGGGCGGCTATGGCTTTGAAAATGCGGGTATTGATTAATCGGGGGCAGCAAGGTGATTATGACGAGGTGATAAGCCTTGCTGATAACATCATCCAAAATAGTCCTTTTGTACTGGAGCCAATTGCAGAGGACATATTTCATAAAAATGGTCTGGCTAGTAAAGAAGTAATCTTGGGTGTAAAACCACAAGCGCTCCAGCCTTCCGATCCCTATAGCAAAAGCAGGCAATACTGGCCATCTGCATCGGCTTTGTATGTTGCAAAGGCAAAATTGAAAGACCTGTACGCAAACGATCCCCGGCAAAACTGGGTTATTGGCATTGCTAATCCCTCAACTTCATCGCCGAACACATTTTATTTTACTAAATATCAGCTGGTAAACGGAACGCCGTCTCTGCTTACTGAAACCGACTACGCGATACGTCTGACCGAGGTGTATCTGCTTAAAGCTGAAGCGATCGTCAGATCTGGCGGCAGTCTGGCTACTGCCAAAGGGCTGGTACACCAGATCCAGGAAAAAGCGGGAATAACTGCGACTACCAATAATATTCCATATCTGTCAGTTGAAGCGGCAAACTCTCCGGAAGCGCTCTTAATAGAAATTTACAAAGAGACTTCGAAAAGCCTTGTAGGTGAGGACGGCAGTGAATGGATGGCCTTGCTCAGGTTGCCTTTCGCAACTGTTCAGCAACTCAAGCCGAGCATTACCAGTCAGATCCAGTACATCATTCCAGTGCCTGTAACCGAATTCCGGTACAATCCGCTGTTTGGTGAACAAAACACAGGATACAGTAAAAACTAA